AATCTTCTGCCTTTGCCGTTGCTGTTTGCGGTGAGGAAGCTTCTACGAGGACCTGCATTTCAGCCCGCGTTACTTTTTTCccagctaaatataaataaatatatattgtatatatacatatatatatataaatatatattgtatatatacatattcatatataaacatatatatgttacatatcttatatttaaaaatgaaacgctatatctatatttataactccagaacggctgaaccgatttggctgaaaattaaTGATGAGGTAGTTTGAAACCTCGGGACGGCCATAAGCTATCgttttatgttaaaagtcacagcaattcaaaaagaaaaaaaaaatatatatttcaaaacacaagcatgtgttcaatattcatgtgagaattatttgaaaatttgtttcttaaaaaatgcaaaataaaatcacatagCGACCGTGCAATTATATTGTTATCACGATAAATGATATCCTTGACAACAAAAGCGAGCGGGGCCGCGGATTTAAACTCGTACAAAAGGAATTCACACAGCTACTGGCAGGGTagagtagtttttttttacattcacaaatatataaattatagcgATAGTTGTAACTGAACAAGAAAAAGTTGAATCATAATTTGAGATGAGTGCATAATAGCTGACAAATATTTctgaagcattgcacagaacaATGGAATATATAAAAGGAACGATCATATCTGTGTTTTCTTAAGTGAAGTATCTGCGTTTTAACCGTCCATTTTGCAATTACATTCGATGAGTGTTGGACAAAACATTACCATCTTCTGCTCTACTCCTGTGCTGTTATTCACTATAACAAGAAGCATATATATTTGGAGCGATATATGATGCAGATGTGACTGTGAAGATATTGTTACTTCATGTCAATAAAAGATGTAGATTACCAATTTAACTATTTCATTATATTGTTATCACGATAAATGTTATCATTGACAACAAAAAGCGAGCCGCAGGTTTAGAACagtaagaaaataaaacagCTTTCCAATTGACTGAATGTAAAAAAGAAGTAATACGCTCAGCTCGTGACGAAAAAACTTGTTCGGTAAGTTCGAAAACCATCTTGTCAATAGACTTccaatggattttttttaatctaagaatttttaatgtaaaaattaagaGAATACATACTTTATTTAGCTACTTTAATTAGtcatttcttatttaaccgTTGTTAAAAAAACTCCAGTTGCTTAATTTTCCTGTCTGATTGTTCGATATATTTTTCCTCACTTATTgtataaattgttaaatttcaCTCACATATGTACTCCTCTTCTCTCGTCCTGActaaaatgtttccaaaaatttcgtCAGCCGAGAAACACAGCTGCCCTTAAGCAAAATCTAAACACAAAGTAAAATGAACAGTCGATGCATTctaatttttcacttaagtAAGTACCCATGTAGTAAGAGCAGGGTAATCCCTTACCACATGGCCAATCGCCACTTCCAATATTGCAAGGTGTCTTAATTTGGGATACCGATCCAATTTCCCCTTGATGCGAACAATATACTGATATTTCCACCTGCGTGTCTTACCCTCATTTTTGTGTCCGGACTGTGGCTTTATCTTAAGTAATTGCTGTTCTTGTAGTGGCATAAAAATGTGCTGTTTGGGTGACCttaaaataatgcaatattttaacaaattgatACAAAAACTACACGCTGAAAGCTAACGGGACTTATTGAACGGCACTTATGACTAGACAGATGAAGTAAAAACATCGTCTCAAAACGAACCGTTTTCCCAAAACATTACATATTTCACGAGTCAAATTCTTTGCGCTATTTGCATTCTGTGTATGCATAatttagacaaggcgactccctatcgtgcgacttcttcaaactgctgctggagaaaattattcgagctgcagaacttaatcgagcacgtacaatcttttataagaaatatcccctgtcatcaaacaaatagtcgtcgcactcgcgacttggccctcacgtcactgttgacagtcataactttgaagttgtagataatttcgtctatttaggaaccagcattaacaccaccaacaatgtcagcctggaaatccggtgctacttcggattgagtaggcaattgaaaagtaaagtcctctctcgacgaacaaaagccaaactttataagtcgctcataattcccgtcctgctatatggcgcagaggcttggacgatgacaacaaccgatgagtcgacgttacgagttttcgagagaaaggttctgcgaaagatttatggtcctttgcgcattggccacggcgaatatcgcattcgatggaatgatgagctgtacgagatacacgacgacattgacatagttcaaggaattaaaagacagcggctacgctggctaggtcatgttgtccgaatggatggaaacactccagctctgaaagtattcgacgcagtacccgccgggggaagcagaggaagaggaagacctccactccggtggaaggaccaagtggagaaggacctggcttcgcttggaaggaatatccaattggcgccacgtagcgaagagaagaaacgactggcgcgctgctgttgactcggttataatcgcgtaagcggtgtctacgccagtaaagaagaagaaaaagtatgcataataattttacatttttctcaTTCTTATATCGGTAAAACGGGTTATAAGCAgcaagtttaaaaatatttaaattcaaacatttgggattaaaaataagattttaaatatttattttcaaaattaaaaaaaataattccaaagTTTAACACTTTGCTtctaattaattgctaatttacCTATATATTGCAAAATATAAACCGGTAAGTGTCGATATTGCTGTAACGCCATATGCATATTTCTCTTCATGCTATATATTTGgttattacaataattttgtttacatatacagGTTCGACATGTATTTACGCGATAGAAGTCCACTGCCTCTTAATTATAATCCCTTGCTTATTATGAAACACGACACAAAAGAGGCATATCAAGACCAGTTGCTGCGCGCCACTAACTTAGTAATAAGTTCCATGAGATTTTGGCGTTCATTACAAGCAGACCTGTTAGAGCCTGAGATTTATCATCTGAATGCTAAGAAAAGCGATACACAGAGATTTAAGAATATTATGTGTCTTGTTCCTGAAAGAATAGCCACATATGCGGCTTATGCTTTCAAAGCTTTCCCTTTGGATATGAGCCAGTACAAACGACTCTTTGGAGTATCCAGAATACCAGGAAAAGAGAAAGATTCGTTAGTGCAAAATGAAAACTCAAACCATATATTAGTCATTCGTGGTGGCAATATATATTCGGTAGATGTGTTGGACAAAGAAGGAAATATAGAAAGACCAGAAGTAATTTTCGGGCGTTTACATGCGGTTATAAATAAGGCTGAAACTAACGGTAGTTCCACCGTACCCATTGGAACTTTGACTACTATTAATCGAGACGAATGGGCTAGTTTGCGCCAGTATTTAACCGATAATATAGGAGGGGAAAATAAGCGACTTCTTGAAACAGAAATTGATGCTGCTTTATTTTGCCTTTGTTTAGATTCACCTAATTCCCCAAAATACAGTGAAGAAAATTTTGTACCATTGCTCAAGGACTTGTTAGCGGGTGACGGCACAAATCGGTGAGAAGAAAGTAAAATGTATCACAAACTCTTTTtatgcacaaatattttttcttttttttttatatagttggTTCGATAAATCTGTATCATTAATAGTAACTGTAGATGGTACGGCAGCTGTAAATTTCGAACACTCGTGGGGCGACGGAATCGCCGTActaagatattttaatgaaatataccAAGAAACTATAAATAATCCTTTTGCAAAGCCTGGTATAATAGTTAATCATACGGAAAATATAAAGTGCGTAAGATCGATCAAACTAAAAACAGACGCATATgtagaaaatgcaataaaaaaaactatattgaaAAACAAGCATATGATGCAGCAACTGAATGTAAATACACTGAAATATCCGGAATTGAATAAAGATATATGCAAATCACTTGGTTTGAGCCCTGATGCAATAATGCAACTTTCATTTCAACTCGCATATAAAAGAGCTTTTAATGATTATGTTGGAACTTATGAATCGTGTAGTACGGCTGCATTTCGACACGGCCGCACCGAAACCGTACGTCCATGCACCATGGCGACAAAACACGTGTGTGATAACTTGGGGCGAAGTCTTGCAAAGCAGCCACATTTAAGTGAGTTATATGCCTTAATCAAACAGAGTTCCTTTGTGCATAATGAGCTAACGAAACAGGCTGCAATGGGACAAGGTTTCGACAGGCATTTGTTTGCTTTAAGACATCAAGCTAAACTCCATGGAAAAGAATTGCCTGCTATATATGAAAGTGAGGCGTATGCTAAAATCAACCACAATATCATCAGCACTTCAACCTTATCCTCCAACGCTTTGTTGGTTGGCTCTTTTGGTCCAGTGGTAAGAGATGGTTTGGGAATAGCGTGAGTAtgatatattcataaaaatggTGTATTCTGTATTATCATTGTTGTTTATATGAAACAGATATTCAATACAAAATGATTACTGTGGTGCAATAGTTTCTTCCTATGAAAATGAGCGCAACGGAAAAGAATTTGTAGATAGCTTACAAACAGCATTTCGTGATATATCCACAGTGTTAAAACATCTAGTGAAATaagctttataaaaatattaaacagtatatatatttttatatagaaaacttctATTTTAgcgatttttgaataaaaatatataaagcttGATTATTTGAACATGCTTTCTATTTGGGTGTTACATTATTCGCTCTTTTCGAATGTAAGCAAAACCAATATTAGAAGCAGCTGTACCACTGTTGATTCATTGTATAAAACTAAGAAGTTAAAAGTGTtgaaatttcatacattttacgTACGACATTACTTTTAATCACTCAGTAAAAACGAGAGATAAGGATGTTGTAACAAGTTATTGCAGCATTTTTGTATAGGACGAAGAATGAAAAAGCGAAAACTAAACAAAGAGGATTGTGCGGAAACATTGTAATCCCTTTTATCCTGTAAAAACACTAAATGTTATAATCAATGTCAAAAAGTGAGTATTAGGTGGTAAGTGTTATCTAACTTTTGTTTAAAAGACAGATATTACAACTACCGACTGAGAAAGATTCAATTGTCCTACAGGAGGTGGAGAAAGAACCCAGTCAGCATCTGATGGTCCAAAACCAGGAGCTTAGAGTACTTCAAGTAGACTTCCACAAAAGTAAGATCACCTCTGCCAAGCCTTAGTCCAGGAACCATGGATTGTATCGGGAAAAGTGGTCGCTGGGCAGAAGTcacaaaactacatacatacatcccgagcgtaattaaaaatttaagatcaaCGATATTGGTGAAGAAAGGTCTGTAggaaaatcgcaaataaatgatttcaaCACCAATTTAGTTCAACTCTCTTTGactttcaaaacacataatttcacgcaggacaacgcctGCGGTGTTAGCTAGTACATTGTATAAAACTAAATATGTTggaatttcaaacattttacgTACGGCATTACTTTCAATTACTCAGTAAAAAAGAGAGATAGGGATGTAGTAACAAGTTATTGCAGCAAATTTGTATGGGACGACGAATGAAAATGCGAAAACTAAACAAGGAGGTTTGTGCGGATTCATGTAAATCCGTTCGATCCCACAGAGGAAACATTGAAGATTATAATCGATGTCAAAAAGTGAGTATTAAGGTGGTAAGTGTTAtcaaacttttgtttaaaaGGCAATCCGGATGTGCCAACTACCGACTGGAGGGTGTTAAGCGTGGCGAAATCGATTAACGAAGATGGAGACCAAAACTACATCCTCCAGATCAATAAGGCGGCAGAGAATTTGCTGTACGTGGCTACTTCACAAGTCCTATAAGAGGTGAAGAAATAACCCAGTCAGCAGTCTGATGGTCCAAAACCAAGGGCTAAGGGTACTTCAAGTTGACCTCCACAAAAGTAAGATCGGTTCTGCTGAGCCTTAGTCCAGGAACCGTGAATTGCATCGGGAAACGTGGTCGCTGGGCAGAAGTCACAAAACTACACGACATACATTCCGagcgtaattaaaaatttaagatcaaCGATATTGGTGAAGAAAGGTCTGCTTTCCCATATTTATTCCAGTCTTTTCACAGATGATCTGGCGGTTGTGGCAGTGAAGGGTGCCAATGATGAGTCTTTACTCCTTGCATGTTGCTATATACCACACGATTGCGAGGCGCCAAGGGTAGAGCAGTTCAGATCAGAAGCCATcaacgctgctgccatcaacgccgctgcatcctgtgccaaagggacgtaagcgccggcaaacagccgacgcactaggtaacgagtgcgaattactgaaagcagtgcaagcaaaaaataagacgaaaacacatacaaataaaattaaaataaaaaacaagtgcacactttcagtttttggcaaTTATCGGAcgttttttcgcaacttttgtcgatttttatactctcgcaacaaagttgctaaggagagtattatagttttgttcacaaaacggttgtttgtaagtcctaaaactaaaagagtcagatatagggttataccaaaaagatcagggtgacgagtagagttgaaatccgggtgtctgtctgtccgtccgtccgtgcaagttgtaacttgagtaaaaattgagatatcatgatgaaacttggtacacgtatttcttggctccataagggttcagttcgaagatgggcaaaatgggcccactgccatgcccacaaaatggcgaaaccgaaaacctataaagtgtcataactaagccattaataaagatattaaagtgaaatttggcataaaggaTCGCAGtaggaaggggcatatttggacgtaattttttatGGGCGTGGGCCCGCCCCCtacaaagttttttgtacatatctcggaaactactatagctatgtcaaccaaactctatagagtcgtttccatcaggcatttccatatagagttcaaaaatggaagaaatcggataataaccacgcccaactcccatacaaaggttaatgccaaaatcactaaaagtacgttaaccgattaacaaaaaacgtcagaaacactaaattttacggaagaaatggcagaatggaagctgcacccagattttttttttttaaatttaagatggGCGTGGCGGcgtccacttatggaccaaaaaccatatcttaggaactaatctaattaattatacagcaaaataaaaaaaaatatgtaaatgacggataatgaaatctcgattatcactttatcatgcgagagtataaaatgttcgataacacccgaatttagcccttccttactaaCGGAACACTTCGGACATTTTCCGGTTGAATTACTTTactgtgctattgctcattttgcgtgGCTTTCACCACCTTACAATGATTTACTTCAACACTGTACATCATTTACCCTCACCATACCTCAACGCAGAGCTTGCCACCATACCAGAATTAGCCTGCACGTATTAAACTTCACCTCACCGCACTGACCAAAGCTACGCACACAACTCACCTCACTACACTGACGAAAGCTGCGCTATGctgctatataagcaagcacttcacGCCGTATGCGATCATTTCTTCAAGCTCTCCAGCGAGGACGGTCGCAACCAGCAGCAATAGGCAGGGGTAAGTGGAGTAGTAGCAGTAGGTAGTTTGGGGTAGACATTGcgtagaaaaggcatcaccgtaAGGTGATGCCAGCACTCGCAATGGCTCTACTATTTACAGTAGGAGGTAGTAATTCGCAGGCAttgcgcagaaaaggcatcaccgcgaGGAATGACGCTGCCGTAGTCGCGCTATGATGCAGCGACAGCACAGCTGCGCTGCCTCGAACCGCGTTAGTACCGCTGCTTGCACACCGTAGTGCACCGTTACAAACCTAACGCGATTAACAGGCGACTCGCATGTAAGTACCAAGGGGAGGCAATGAATAATGCGGAGTCAGTTGCCAACCGGAGGTCAGCGCGTCCAGTCAGCTTTTCTTTTGGTGCTTCGAAATTAATAACTTCTCCATCGCAGGGGAGCTACCGTACAAACCGCCGCCGTGCAAGTCACCGTTGTACAAATCACTACTGTACAGATCACCGTTGTACAACTCACCGTTGTACAAATCACCGCCGTACAAATCATCACCGTGTcagcttcaacaagcgtcaacgcctggctcatcaatcccgttcgttttcttcaccgtgccagcttcaacaagcATCAACGCCTGGCTCGTCAAtctcgttcgttttcatcaccactgtatacatcacgctggtctggctgtccgCATAAGGGGTGGGGTGTGGATACAACTTTaacgaagtccataattaagtcaattttagcgaaaaataaaacttcacttgccgaaacatcttttgtagcttctcacagctcaaggctgtGCGAAATTTGGCGAAATTCAAGGCAGAATAttcagaattcaaaaattttatgagtttgttcgagagcttggttcataacgatccaaatatccca
The sequence above is a segment of the Bactrocera dorsalis isolate Fly_Bdor chromosome 6, ASM2337382v1, whole genome shotgun sequence genome. Coding sequences within it:
- the LOC105233719 gene encoding carnitine O-palmitoyltransferase 2, mitochondrial isoform X2; its protein translation is MMALNLPGRSSLISNLNLCRKTLSDQSRYQFLQHSKLPTYYFQKSLPRLPIPKLKLTASRFLSAVQPILDQKEYDRTVRILSDFVSGDGIELQALLQNYDNLNRHTSYISEPWFDMYLRDRSPLPLNYNPLLIMKHDTKEAYQDQLLRATNLVISSMRFWRSLQADLLEPEIYHLNAKKSDTQRFKNIMCLVPERIATYAAYAFKAFPLDMSQYKRLFGVSRIPGKEKDSLVQNENSNHILVIRGGNIYSVDVLDKEGNIERPEVIFGRLHAVINKAETNGSSTVPIGTLTTINRDEWASLRQYLTDNIGGENKRLLETEIDAALFCLCLDSPNSPKYSEENFVPLLKDLLAGDGTNRWFDKSVSLIVTVDGTAAVNFEHSWGDGIAVLRYFNEIYQETINNPFAKPGIIVNHTENIKCVRSIKLKTDAYVENAIKKTILKNKHMMQQLNVNTLKYPELNKDICKSLGLSPDAIMQLSFQLAYKRAFNDYVGTYESCSTAAFRHGRTETVRPCTMATKHVCDNLGRSLAKQPHLSCNGTRFRQAFVCFKTSS
- the LOC105233719 gene encoding carnitine O-palmitoyltransferase 2, mitochondrial isoform X1; this encodes MMALNLPGRSSLISNLNLCRKTLSDQSRYQFLQHSKLPTYYFQKSLPRLPIPKLKLTASRFLSAVQPILDQKEYDRTVRILSDFVSGDGIELQALLQNYDNLNRHTSYISEPWFDMYLRDRSPLPLNYNPLLIMKHDTKEAYQDQLLRATNLVISSMRFWRSLQADLLEPEIYHLNAKKSDTQRFKNIMCLVPERIATYAAYAFKAFPLDMSQYKRLFGVSRIPGKEKDSLVQNENSNHILVIRGGNIYSVDVLDKEGNIERPEVIFGRLHAVINKAETNGSSTVPIGTLTTINRDEWASLRQYLTDNIGGENKRLLETEIDAALFCLCLDSPNSPKYSEENFVPLLKDLLAGDGTNRWFDKSVSLIVTVDGTAAVNFEHSWGDGIAVLRYFNEIYQETINNPFAKPGIIVNHTENIKCVRSIKLKTDAYVENAIKKTILKNKHMMQQLNVNTLKYPELNKDICKSLGLSPDAIMQLSFQLAYKRAFNDYVGTYESCSTAAFRHGRTETVRPCTMATKHVCDNLGRSLAKQPHLSELYALIKQSSFVHNELTKQAAMGQGFDRHLFALRHQAKLHGKELPAIYESEAYAKINHNIISTSTLSSNALLVGSFGPVVRDGLGIAYSIQNDYCGAIVSSYENERNGKEFVDSLQTAFRDISTVLKHLVK
- the LOC105233719 gene encoding carnitine O-palmitoyltransferase 2, mitochondrial isoform X3 — protein: MYLRDRSPLPLNYNPLLIMKHDTKEAYQDQLLRATNLVISSMRFWRSLQADLLEPEIYHLNAKKSDTQRFKNIMCLVPERIATYAAYAFKAFPLDMSQYKRLFGVSRIPGKEKDSLVQNENSNHILVIRGGNIYSVDVLDKEGNIERPEVIFGRLHAVINKAETNGSSTVPIGTLTTINRDEWASLRQYLTDNIGGENKRLLETEIDAALFCLCLDSPNSPKYSEENFVPLLKDLLAGDGTNRWFDKSVSLIVTVDGTAAVNFEHSWGDGIAVLRYFNEIYQETINNPFAKPGIIVNHTENIKCVRSIKLKTDAYVENAIKKTILKNKHMMQQLNVNTLKYPELNKDICKSLGLSPDAIMQLSFQLAYKRAFNDYVGTYESCSTAAFRHGRTETVRPCTMATKHVCDNLGRSLAKQPHLSELYALIKQSSFVHNELTKQAAMGQGFDRHLFALRHQAKLHGKELPAIYESEAYAKINHNIISTSTLSSNALLVGSFGPVVRDGLGIAYSIQNDYCGAIVSSYENERNGKEFVDSLQTAFRDISTVLKHLVK